A stretch of the Pseudopipra pipra isolate bDixPip1 chromosome 11, bDixPip1.hap1, whole genome shotgun sequence genome encodes the following:
- the LOC135420394 gene encoding ubiquinol-cytochrome c reductase complex assembly factor 5: MLVSRRLKRLLQLVPGRERFGVYRFLPFFFVLGGAMEWFMINVRIGKETFYDVYRRKRSEREYEARMEKGEV; the protein is encoded by the exons ATGCTGGTCAGCAGGAGGCTGAAGCGCCTCTTGCAGCTGGTGCCCGGGAGGGAGCGCTTCGGCGTTTACAGGTTCCTGCCCTTCTTCTTCGTGCTCGGCGGGGCCATGGAGTGGTTCATGATCAACGTCCGCATCGGCAAGGAGACCTTCT ATGATGTTTATCGTAGGAAGCGCTCCGAGAGAGAGTACGAGGCAAGGATGGAGAAGGGTGAAGTTTAA